The Lepidochelys kempii isolate rLepKem1 chromosome 20, rLepKem1.hap2, whole genome shotgun sequence sequence ACTCACATTCCACCCGCACGGTGACCGCCCTCCTCGCCGACCCGTGGCGGTTGATGGCCGTGCACCAGTAGGTGCCAGAGTCATTCCGGCTCACGTTCCGCTCGCCGCTAAACTCGTCAGCTGCTCCCTCCTTGGCGCATGGGACGCGGGGGACGGGGATCCCGTCCGCCTCACAGGCCAGGGTGTGCAGGGTCCCCTCCAGCCACGCCCGGGTACTGGGGCAGCTGGACTCGTCCATGGTGGGCTTGTCTGGAAGGCAGAGAACAAGGGCCCACTATTCAGTACCTCAAAGAAGCCCCGCGGCTCCCCCAGCCCGCGGCTCCGTTTTCTGTTAGGTGAACCCCGGCCGAGTGCTCCTGCTGGGCCACCTTTTCGACCGCCAGGTTCCTAGTCCAGGCAGGGGCAGGGTAACCGGGGAGCGGCCACGCGGCAGCCGAAAGAGACACTGTCTCTGGGGCAGCGCCTCGCCCTCAGAGCCGAGCTCCCCGACACAACGGCTGTTGTAACAGAGGGGCCCCGGGCCGCTCTGCTCTCAGGGCCGCAGACGAGCTgtgagggagcgggggggtttcTCGTTGTTTTCAATGGTTTGcaggcagagggggtgggactcagtttccctgggggTTACTGGTTTTacgaggtggtgggagagggggttTGTGGGGACACAGGGCCAGCGACTGGCCTGGCGAATGGAGACCCCATTGACAGGTGACCGGgaggcccagctcaggagtcCCAGCCGGGTCTGGCCAGTGGGGAGACAATGGGCTGCGGAGAGGGGACCCTGGTGACCTGACcagccagtcccagccagaggggccagaggacagaagaggggagagggggcccAGGCGACCCTGTTCacctggagagaagacaatggacagagggGGGGCTTGGGGCCGATGACATCAGAtacccagctgggaagcaggggggcttggggctggagagagggggcaggcagagcccccctggatgcaggggagactggGATGTGCTGTGTTGAGGGGTGCCAGGCCTGAGGCccggagagtttcctgtgctgggttcaaTGCTCAGTAAACCCTCCTGTGTAACCCTGACTGAGCATCGCTCTGGTCTAGagaacgggggggtgggggcattattccctctgggagcggaggccccggggctccagagccaggggactccctgaggggtcccacGGCAGAGACAGGCGGGCTGAGGCTCCGAGAGGTGCGGCTCCAGGGGGCGGAGAGGCCTATGGCTTAACCCCGAGAGAGGTGGCCCCCCGAGAAGGGCAGTCACACcgaagggggttcctcccagtCCTGGGAGTCCGTGACACAAGCACCTGCTGGATGAGGCAAGCGGACAATTGTACGTGGCTGCCGGGAGGGCCGGGGCAGAGCTGGAATTCACTGCGCGCACGGGCTGCGCTGTTGTGTATGTGCTGGGGAAGTGCAAAGAGAAACCCCTCGCAAACCGCCCCGGAGCCCGTGGGCAGGGCCCCGGTACAGTAACCCACAGACCGGCCAGGGAGGGTGCCAATGGAGACCGGCCCAGCCCTGggtggaggttggggggcaggggtgggcctgGCCCAGGGATGGGGGTTGATGCAGGCACCAGCCTGGCCCGCGAGGGCAGTGCTACCTGCCAGGCTGTAAACTCACATTCGAGGGTGATGGTGACCGTCTTCGTAGCCGAGCCGTGAGGATTTGTGGCGTTGCACTGGTAGGTGCCCATGGGGTCCGTGAGGCCCAGCCCCTGGCCCAGGCGGTACGAGACCCCGTCTTTGGTGCACACGACCTCTGGGGCTGGGATGCCATCGGCGTCACAGGAGAACGCCTGCGGCATCCCCTTGACCCAGGTCCAGGCACTTGGGCAGCTGAGCTCGTCCATTGATGGCTTATCTGGAAGGCAGATGGGCCGGAGGTTAGGTTCGGGGTCTGGAGTCACGGAGAGAAACCTCTGACCCCCAAGCTGGACTGGGATTGATGAATTAATTAGGAGCGTGGTGCACAGCAGAAAGGCACGGATGTTACCCGGTGTGCGAGAACCGACCCTGACAGCCTATGACAAGCGTGACCAGCCGGTTTCCGTGCTTGCCCATTTACAGCATCTCACACTCAGACCCTACTTCCCGAGGGCATCTGCAGCGCCAGTCCCTagtcatagaagatcagggttggaagggacctcaggaggtatctagtccaaccccctgctcaaagcaggaccaatccccacctaaatcatcccagccagggctttgtcaagcctgagcttaaaaacttctaagggaggagattccaccacctccctaggtaacgcattccagtgtttcaccaccctcctagtgaaaagtttttcctaatatccaacctaaacctcccccactgcaacttgagaccattactccttgttctgtcctcttctaccactgagaatagtctagatccatcctctttggaacccccttcaggtagttgaaagcagctaccaaatcccccctcattcttctcttctgaagtctaaacatccccagttccctcagcctctcctcataagtcatgtgttccagtcccctaatcatttgtgttgccctccgctggactctttccaatttttccacatccttcttgtagtgtggggcccaaaactggacacagtactccagatgaggcctcaccaatgtcgaatagagggggacgatcacgtccctcgatctgctggcaatgcccctacttatacatcccaaaatgccattggccttcttggtaacaagggcacactgctgactcatatccagcttcttgtccactgtaacccctaggtccttttccgcagaactgctgccgagccattcggtccctagtctgtagcagtgcatgggattcttccgtcctacgtgcaggactctgcacttgtccttgttgaacctcatcagatttcttttggcccaatcctctaatttccctaggtcactctggaccccatCCGTCCCCTCcggcgtatctacctctccccccagcttagtcaGTCCCTTTCTCTGACTCCAGCCGAGCTGGGTTTTCAGCACAGTCCCAAACTGTGTCACATTTCAGACATTCCTTAGCTGCCTAATTAACCTCTACTGCTGACGAGGTGTTTGCCCTGGGCACGCTGTATTTATATGTCCTCCTGGCTGGGCTGCTTCGGCTGCTGCTCAGTCCTGCTCGCCGGGCGCTGTGTCAAAGGTCACTGTCTCTTTCCTAATGAGTTTTGCGCGCTTGTACTTTTCCCTTCTTCGCATGGCCCTGGAGGACGACGGGAGCCTGGTTCTCAGCTCCACTGAACAGAGgcgctgccagactggctcagCCCAGGGGCCCGTCTGACCCGGTGTCCCGTCTCCAACGGGGCCCAGCCCCAGCAGCTTCAAAGGGAAGTGCAGGACACCCTGAGGAGGCAGCGAAGGGCTAACCTTCCCCGAGGGACAGTTCCCTCCTGATCCCCATgagatctcggtcggggtctgggcagcgcccgcccggcacaacggggcccctGATCGGGAGCTTCCATCCAACCAACCAACCGACCAAGACCAGCTGCAGGGCATGGGTTTAACTCAGCCGACTGCTCCACCCACGGCAGAACAAGACCAGGGGTTAGGACGGGGCAGGGGGGTCTAGGGCAAGTGACTAACTCGGGCATAGCTGGGGCCCTCCCGGGCTCTGCAGGGATCCAGTCTTTGCTGACTTACATTCCACCCGGATGGTCACCTCCCGGCGGGCTGAGCCATGGGTGTTGGCGGCAGTGCAGTGGTAAGTCCCAGCGTGCTCTCTCGCCACCCGACGCTGCACCCCCACGCCGTAGGGTGCCCCGTCCTTTGTGCACACCACCGCCGGGGCCGGGTTCCCCCACGCCAGGCAGGCCAAGCTTTGCTCCGTCTCCTCCACCCAGGTCCGGGTCCTGGCACAGCCGGCATTGTCCATTTCAGGCCCATCTGGAAGAGACGGAACCAGGACCCGTTTTTAAAGGGGAAGCTACGGCACGAGAGCAGGGCTGGTTCCCCTGCCACGTGCTTTGGCCCCGCCCCGCTccggagggggctgggggggggactcGGGGGCTGTCACtgcgtccccgggcgatgctgtggagctgctccccatgaagccaggcaggactctggggcagtcgccttcctatgagcagcctgtctgcaggacacacagctcacccggcttccaccttcccgggtctgacctcggagcattcagcctcctctgcccttccctgtgcttcccacagcgagtccgcccaggcggggtcctggggcagccagagggtcctgccccccaactccgcagtcagacaggACTCTCGGCCAGtcggtaaaacagaaggtttattagacgacaggaacatggtctaaaccagagcttgtaggtacagagaacagaacccctcagctgggtccattttggggggggcagtgagccagacaaccctgtctgcccttcactccatgtttccagccagccccaaactgaaactccctccagcccctcctcctctgggctttgtccctttcccaggccaggaggtcaccggattcctttgttctccaaccctttagctctcaccttgcagggaggaagggccaggccatcagttgccaggaaacagggtgtcggccattgtctgtgtccagacccctgcacacacctgccctctagggctctgcaatgatcatacacccttactccaccccctagagacttaagaactgcctaggggaaactgaggcacccctacactattcagaggaaacattaggaacagtcccacttcgtcacaggggcCCATTCAGAACTTGGCCCCTCTGACAAGGTTACTgcctgaggggtggggtgggggcaaactCATCTCATGCAGGGCCCAGGGAGAAACTGTCGGAGGGGGATACTCTTCAGTCGCTATCAGTCTGGGGACGATAGAGGAGGAGAACTCCTCCTCTCCACCTGGGGCCAGATTGGAGACAGACCCCCTAGGGGGGGAAAGGCCCCTTGTCCCATTCCCTGTCCTGAGCCATGTCCTGGGGTGGGTTGGGGCCGGCACCCCCCGGAGGGGAAAGGCCGCATCCCCCATTCTCCATACcccaagccagccagtcccccaagCAAAGGGGAATCTTGGCAATCACACACTCCCCCTTCGTCTGACCCGTCTTGCGTTTGCTGGGACTGCGTCACTTCTAGCCAGGCACTGGAAGCCACGAGCACCCGACACTGGGGAGCCCAGCTGCGTGGGGCCATCAGCTCCCCAGGGCCCCCACAGGCTGCGATCCCTGCCCTTACATTCGACATGGATTGTCACGTTCCTGCCGGCCGTCCCGTGCACATTGGTTGCACTGCAGCGATAGACCCCCGCGTGGCCTCTGGTGACGTTCTGCACGCTGCCGGCATCGTACACCTGGCTGCCCTTGTGGCAGGAGACCTCCGGCGTCGGGTTTCCGTCGGCTTCAcaggccagctgctgctgggtccCCTCGAGCCACGTCTGGTGACTTGGGCAGCCGGACTCGTCCAGCGTAGGCTTGtctggaagagagagaagagtaaGGCTGGCGTGGGAAGGATTGATGAGCATGACGCCTTCGCTCCGTCTGAATGCCCTGATCTGTCCACTCCCCTCTCGACGCGGGGCCGGCGTCCCCtgcaggggaaaggccccatgtcccattcgcACACCACAGCTCGGGCTGGGCTCCCGCCAGCCCTGAAGATCAGGGTTTGCAGCGTCCCCTCGAGCCACGTCCGGGGACTCGGGCACTAGACTCATCCATTTCGGGCTCATCCAAAAGTGCAGAGAGACAGAACTCGAGTCGTTGCCCATCACGCTCTGCTCTCTCCCAGGGTGGCAGGAGGATCAATGACCTGGGTCACTGGACTTTTTGCTTCCCGAGGGCCCCAGCGGCAGGGCAATGGGTGCGTGGAGGGGCGAGAGGTCTCCTGGTGGGAGCTCTGGGACTCGGACTGCAGCCCCCACACAGCACAGCCCCGGAGCACGTGCCGAACATTGAGCACGTCAGTCCCGCCGGTGCGTGCTGAGAAAGTGAAGCACGGGCTCAAGTGCCATGCCAAACAGGGACGGACGTCAGTGTCCACCCATCTCGGCACCTGCCCTGGGCCATGGGACCTGCTCACACGCTAAAGCTTTAGGCACGCCCTTAAGTGCTTCGCAGAGACAAAGGCCTCGCACACTGCAAGGCTACTGGGTTGTGGCCAATAATAACCCCAGCTGCGAGTCCTCGTGCCATAGCTCCCACCTTCCGGCCAGGGGCTTTCTGCATGAGGTGCCAAGCACAAGCCTGCTCAATGATTGCAGTCgacacagaggcacagagaggggaagagacatgCCCAAGGCCACGCAGTGTGTctatagcagagctgggaacataggctaggaatcctggctcccagcctccttcCTCTAACCCACCAGATCCCAATCCTCTCCTTGAActaggcatagaacccaggagtcctgactcccacccccccacattccAACCAACAGACTCCCCTCCTTCGGCTCGCTCTCAACTCCATTCTGTATCATCAGACACCTGTGCAGGCTCTCCCTCCTCACTGGCCGATGGGGAGTGCAAATGGGTTTGTCCGGCAGCATCTCTCTCTGTGTCCCTATTAATTTCTGTTAACGAGGGTTTATAAGGAAGCCCGGGGGGTGCGACAGCAACGTGGGTTCTGCTGCTGAGGCTGCCAGTCAGACAGAGCAGAGATGGGCCGACAACCAGGCAGCTGGATGGCACAATGGTTAGGGACCCAACTCTCTCCTCTGCCAGGcttcccgtgcctcagtttccccacctagcCCGTGGGGATAAGGGCACGGCCCTGCCTCAGAGGGGTGCACGAGGATAAAGGCACTGAAGGTTTTGAGATGCTCCAGTGTGACCATCCCAGGGGCCCCGGTAGGAGGGCGTAAGATGCCACCCGCTCAGGCTTTGCCCTGGTGTCAGTAACCGCGGGACAGGCGGGGGCAGGAACACGGGCACTCCAGCCCCCGTGGTGAAGAAGAGGTGGGGTCTGTGCGCAAATCGGCACCGCTCCCGACTCACAGAGGACGATGAGCTGGGCGGACGTGTTCTTTACGAAGGAATGGCTGCCCAGGGCGAGGTTCCCTTCGCACGTGAACTGCCTCCCGTTGTCTCCCTTGCGGGCCGTCAGCGTGAGCTGCAGGCAGGGCTGGTGCCCGGACGCCAGGGTTCGCTCGGAGTCTCTGAGCTGCAGCGTAGTGccggggggctgggaggcaggggaacAGCACGTGAGGCTCACGTTCCTGTTCACGAGGGCCCGTGGCTGGTCGATCTccaggacaggctgagggaaacCTGCAGGGGACCGAGGCAAAGCTGCTGTGAAATAATCAGGGTGATTTTTAACATGTGACTGACGTCACCGCTGCAAAGAAACCCCATTTCCACTAGCCTGGGGAGCCCTGGGTTATAGGGCCAGGCTGGTGTGGTGTGAGCAGGGGCTGGaaacccggactcctgggttctctggccAGCGCCAGGAGAGAGAGTAGGGTctagcaggggagctgggaaccTGGCCCATTGGACTCATTCAGCTTGCCAGAGGCGGGGCTGGGCCTTCGTCTCTCGCCACCAGGTCCTCCAGGAAGGGGGGCAGTACTACTGCCAGGGCTGGGCGAACCCCAGCTGGTTGTGTGGGTTGGAGCTTTGTGGGCATTATCAGCGGTTCTAATAAAAATCACCAAGGCTTGGCTTTGCCCTCGGTGTGAGGGTGTGGGGCAAGCATCGCGCGGGTCCCTACAAGAGACGGAGCCCGCTGGTTCTGGGACAAGAGCCCTGCTACTCCCAGCTCATTCATCGGGATCAATTAGCAATCAATGCAATTATGATTAACCAGGGAACACGCCCAGGGAAAAGTCCCACGCATAGCGGGCAGGGAGAGCGACTGCTTCCCTCTCCAGAACAGAGCCCTGGCTTGGtgcagctcagctctgctccttCCTTGGAACTGGGCACGGGGCTGATGTCACGGCTCATCtgcagagagggggcagaggcGGGCCAGGGCCGCCCAGCACGCAGCTCTTTGCGGGATCAGCCCCAGCACTGCCCACACCCCAGGGGGAATAATCCAGAGACTCACTGTACACGAGAACGCTCTGCCCTGCGGATCTGGACACGGGCCCCACGGACACGGTGCAGGTCAGCTGGCGCTCGCCTGCGGACAGGGGCCGAACCTCGCCCTGGGCTGTGGCCGTGTCATTCGACGTGGTGACGGTGAAGTTCAGGCGCTGACCCCCAAAGGACAGGGTGAACCGGGCCTCTCCAGCGGCAGGGAAGACCTTGGTCACGTCACAGCGGGCGGTCGCCTTGTCGCCCACCTCTATATGGTGGGAGATTTGGAGCTGGGGCTCCTCTGGGAGAGCTGCAGCAGGTGAGAAAAACCATCGCGGGGCATCAGGGAAACGTTCAGAGGCATGTAGCCGAGTAGACAGACCAgcagcctgggactcaggacacctgggttctattcccagcttggcCACCGGCCTTGGGCAAatccttcccttttctctgcctctgtttcccctgccACCCTCTGTCTAGTGAGACTGTGAATCCTTGGGGTAAGGGTTCTCCAGGTTTGGGAAGCACCTGCCCCCgtgggggccctgatcttggtggAGGTCTGGGCCGCGCCCACCCCCGTGCGGGCCCTGATCAAGGTCGGGGTCTCCaggcactaccgtaatacaccCAGTAGTAACGCAGCCAATGTCTGTTGGGAGAGCGTCTCACTTCCTCCCAGGCTCCAGTTCCAAATCCGGACACAATGACACAGGGCCTCACCATGTTTTACAAACCTTCTGCCATTCTCACCTCGCCCCtgactctgcccctgcccctggaggTGGGTGCGGAAATGGGAGgtgcagagaggggaaatgacctACCCCAGGTCACGCAGTCAGCGAgttgcagagcagggaactgaacccaggagtcccgataCCCAGTTCCTGCCCTGCTTTAACCTAGCCTCCACTCACCTCCTAgagagagcccaggagtcctgactcccagctccccccactctaaccccactgccttccagagccagggatagaacccaggagtcctggctcccagatgccccctcccaccccgccaccGCTGCCTCACTTTCACATTAAGGCCAAGCTTTTCAAACACCACTAGTGATTTTGGGAGGCCACCCAGGGGCCCGACAGTCACagaacagctgaggatctgcccttaGATCTGCAGTGGGATCAGGACCGAGGCCTGAGAGCTTCCAATTCCAGCATCGTCCCATTGAGAAAACCTGATCCCTCCTCTATAGCTGGCTGTCTCGAGAGCTCCCAGCCCGTCACGTAACACACGAGCCGGGGGCCACCCAATGACATTACTAGGCAGcaggattaaaaacaaacatagggAAGTTCCACTTGGCACAGCGCACAggcaatctgtggaactcactgccaggggatgttgtgaaggccaaaagaataacAGGATTCAAAACAAAATTAGGTAATTCCTGCGGGATGGGTCCAACAGTGACtgtcagccaggatgggcagggatgcaaccccatgctctgggtgtccctaaacctccagctgccagaagctgggacgggATGACGGGagggatcatttgataattgccctgttctgttcattccctctgaagcacctggcaccggaccctgtcagagacaggaccctgggctggatggaccctcaCTCTGACCCAGCGTGGCCCGTTCTCGTCAGCACTGCACCCCTGAGCAGGGCAGAGGGTGGTTAATGACACCTCCTGTGACCGCCTTGTCCTGCCCACGGGCTGGCACTGGTGTTTCCTCTCTCCCCTGAGAGGAGGGTTTGTAGCAGATTGAAAACACCCAGGTGAGCTCACAGATCGCTCGccccagcagcaggagaaaaGCGGCGAGTCAAGCAGCCACTGCAGCTCCACCGTAGCCCGGAGCTTGGAGACAAAGGCAGGGAGCCGGCTGGGGGATTCATCACAGAGTTATTAATAGACTCCCGCTGACGGGATTATAATTCCCGCAGACCCGGCAGCTGTCAGAGCATGAACGGGTGGCTCAGACGAGAGGCAGGCGAGCCAAAGGTCTGGTTCTTGTTTCCCTGTGGTTTGGGCCCCATTCCTGATCAGAGCGTCGGCACTGGGCACCCGCTCTGCACCCGTGGAAGGGCCTGCCCGAGAGGCTGGGGCTAGTGAATCGGCACTCACCAAAAACCCTGAGCTCCACCGCAGGGGAGGAGTTTTGGAAGAGCTGCCCGAGTGGTCTCAGGTCCAGCGCTGAGTGGCAGGTGACCTCCTGCCCGTGGTCCTGTCGCTGAGGGATGATCTCGTGGGTCACCGTGACGTTGTCGGCCGCGGCCCTGGTGCGGTTCTGGAAGGTCTCCGTGTGCAGGGTCCGTCCCCCCTGGCGGAGGGTCACGGTGAGGTGCCTGACGGGCGCCACGTTCAGAACCCGGCACGTCAGGTTATAGGCCCGGCCCAGCTCCAGCTCCGGGAGCCGCTCCAGCCCCACCCGCTCCGGCGCCCCTGGAGTGACACAAAGACACAGACAGCCTTTCACCAGGGAGCTGAAGTGGACAGGGAATCCAACATGGTGGCTGCGCTGGGATCCTCCAGGGCGTGGCCGAATTCTGCAGCCTGTCCCACTGCATTGCCTGCACTGTTCAAGAGACAGCACCTGCAGCTGGCTGcatccccctgccctgatcccacCCCCACGCCAGCTGATGGACATAGGATCTTTGTGCTGGCCCCATAGGGCATTCCAGGAGCAGGGGAATGGTGGGACTGTGTGGGTTCCCAACTGAACGGGTCCCCACATCGCAAAACATCTTCATGCCAGGCACAATGCAGGCATCTCATCGGCAACCTCTACAGACAGGCTGAGGGCACCTCTGAGACCAACCCTGGTGGGGGGGTCCCATCAGTGAAGGGCAAGCCCCTGGGTAGGGATGGTGTTTGTGGACTCAGGGGAAGTTTGTGCTGCTATGAGGCTAAACTGAGTCCAGACTCTCTGGAGAAGCCGATCCAGCTTCTTTCCCCAGAACTACACAATGATCCCGtctgctccggggtggggggtctctACTCTGATGGCTCATCTCCTGCCTCCCCAGGAAACAACCTGGGcttccccacacaggaatgggtCAACCCCACAGAGCCCCCGTTACCAGCCCCCAGCAGCCTCCTTCCGTGAGTCGCTTACGGTAAGTGGTGATGTGGGCAGATGCCCGAGTTACTTTTCCGTAGCAGAAGAAATAGCACTGGGGGGCCGACACCCACTCCCAGATATTAACCAGCTCTCTGGCCTCCCACCAGGGACCTCGTTTTTCTTGGGCTTTGGTGAGCGAGGTCTCCAGGCCGCCCCTGGCACCGGGATCCTGGCACGTGGTGCTGCAGTTTAACCAGATGGTGCCGCCGTGCTCCACCACGGAGTCTTCCGGCCGAACGCTCACGTTAAAGGGTTCTTCTGCAGCCCCTGAAATGGCAAACGGGCCCGTCGCGCTGAGCCTCGGAGGAAGGGGCAGAAGCTCCCGGGTGCCAGAGGACACCAGGGTCAGGGCAGCATCTCCCGGTGTTTAGAATCCACGCTCAGCCCCGGGACAGTAACGGCGCCGTGGGTGTCCAACGCCCTCCACCcgaagatcccaaagcactttgcaaacattgtTGTTCCCATTTCaccaggagggaaactgaggcatggagcactCTAGGGTAGCTCAGAGTGCTGACTCCCAGCGACCCCATCACTAAACCCACCTGCCTCCCAGAGCCGCAGCTACAACCCAGGGGTCCCCCGCCCAACt is a genomic window containing:
- the ICAM5 gene encoding intercellular adhesion molecule 5 isoform X5, with amino-acid sequence MRPRQLRPPAPGRCLPLLLLLALPGAAEEPFNVSVRPEDSVVEHGGTIWLNCSTTCQDPGARGGLETSLTKAQEKRGPWWEARELVNIWEWVSAPQCYFFCYGKVTRASAHITTYRAPERVGLERLPELELGRAYNLTCRVLNVAPVRHLTVTLRQGGRTLHTETFQNRTRAAADNVTVTHEIIPQRQDHGQEVTCHSALDLRPLGQLFQNSSPAVELRVFALPEEPQLQISHHIEVGDKATARCDVTKVFPAAGEARFTLSFGGQRLNFTVTTSNDTATAQGEVRPLSAGERQLTCTVSVGPVSRSAGQSVLVYSFPQPVLEIDQPRALVNRNVSLTCCSPASQPPGTTLQLRDSERTLASGHQPCLQLTLTARKGDNGRQFTCEGNLALGSHSFVKNTSAQLIVLYKPTLDESGCPSHQTWLEGTQQQLACEADGNPTPEVSCHKGSQVYDAGSVQNVTRGHAGVYRCSATNVHGTAGRNVTIHVEYGPEMDNAGCARTRTWVEETEQSLACLAWGNPAPAVVCTKDGAPYGVGVQRRVAREHAGTYHCTAANTHGSARREVTIRVEYKPSMDELSCPSAWTWVKGMPQAFSCDADGIPAPEVVCTKDGVSYRLGQGLGLTDPMGTYQCNATNPHGSATKTVTITLEYKPTMDESSCPSTRAWLEGTLHTLACEADGIPVPRVPCAKEGAADEFSGERNVSRNDSGTYWCTAINRHGSARRAVTVRVECPSSCSWPSALLPPSHAAQTSTLAAAPRAPRRPPTAGPCPPPPMSTARPITAP